Sequence from the Cryptococcus neoformans var. neoformans JEC21 chromosome 1, complete sequence genome:
TTCGGAAACGGGTATCAAATTATGTTACTGTTGTACACATCTTGTCCGTTACTGTACCGAAAATCTCGCACGGACTCATAGCCAAGCCGTCCTACGTAAATAATATTCTGTATGACTAGTTTCCGGCTCAGAGAGCCTAGAGACAAGACAGAAATAGAGAGTACTGAGGGTTCTTTCTAGTAGTGGAAAAATTATTCGGAAATCAATCGCTGACGAGCACGTCAGGATTGCGCTGGCGCTATTCTTTATTCTTCGGATAGAGCTGTTGAAGTAGCTATCGAAGCACAACAATGTCTGGTAAGTGCATGGTAGAACTCCGAATTTACTTCACCCTTTATCAGAGAGATCATGGTGCTGACAACATCCGAATCAATAGGGAGGCAATGGTTACATCAACGGTGAGTGATAGGTTGTTCAAAGACATTTTCGCCATTACTTGCTTGTATTCGTTCTCGAAATTATTCGgaatccttcttttttttaatAACGCAACGAAGCGCAAGTCGCGTCTCATCAACTTTACCTCACTCTGCTGCATACATTTTAAGCCGTCTTCTTGCTGACTCTGCATTGCCATTTGTTGGTGGGTCCATGTAGACTATCCCGCGGGTCGTCTTGTACGGGACAGCAGACTATACACGGTCGGTGCCGGTACGCAAGAAATTCGGAGGATGCTGATTGGAAGAGAGTTCAACGAGGCGTTAAGCGGGTTGTAATAAAAAGGTCAAGTAGAATAAAAATACGTATCAACCGTTTATTTAGTGCTTCTTGCCCGCTGCTgaagggtggtggagcCGACGCGAGTTGGGGCGGAGCCGTTCTTGCCGCGGAAATAGCATCCGCAATCCGAATTAATTGCTAACAAACCAAATCGACTGTGTATGTAATTCAGTTCGGAATTAATTAGAATCTTTCAAAAGGGGATGATGTGCTTATAGGGCTTACTAATATGGACTGCATGTGATCAGACATTTTGTTTGAGCATGTCCATCCTTGGCCTATGCAGCTCTTTCGCCAGTGTCCGTACCGCTCCGAAGACATGCCAAACGTTCCCGTAAACCACCGACCGACGCGATATGTATATGACGCCGTGCGATGAGATTTCGGAGTGACCAAGTTAACTTCCCAACGACTTATAATACTTGCTTTTTAGAGAACGCCCCACATcccaatccttcttcaatctcatcgTCTGTCATCCCCTCCACACTTTAGCTTTTCCATacaaacaaacaacagcagcacCGGTTCATTATGAAGGTGAGTAGGCAAGGTTTTCAAGGATATTTCAACGTTCATCGAGTTTCCTAACGGTTCGTTACGGTAGATCGTCAGTCAAGATGATGTCCGTGGCTATAACGATGCCACCATTGTAGGCGGTATCAAGGGTGCCTTCCTCGCCGCCGCTATTTGCATCCCCGGTCATATGTTTCTCATGAAGCGCTCTCCGTATATTCGAGCTTTGCCCCTGCCCTTGAAGGCTCTCGGTCATGTCACCATCACTGTGCCTTGTATCTCTATCGCCGCCGAAAAGGGTGGTGAGGCATACAATCGAGCTCAATACTCTGGTGTCGGTCAGAGGGAAATCGATTGGGAACTTCAAATTCGGAACGAGAAGTGGGAAAAAATGTCCAAGCTGGAAAAAGCTGGTGACTGGGCGGCTAGACACAAGTACGGTATCATTGGAGGAGGGTAAGTATTTGCAGAGTCGTTCTGTTGCTTTATGCAGCGCTGATATTACATTAGATGGGCTGCGTCTATGGCATTGGCTTTCGGCATTGTTGCCAGGAATCCTTATCAGTCAACGTCGCAAAAGGTTGTTCAGGCTCGTATGTGGGCCCAAGGTACGCTTTGCTTATTAAGGAATTGTCTTGGAAGGACTTGACCGACATGTTTCTAGGCCTTACGGTTGCACTTCTTGTTGGTTCTGCCATGGCCACCGGTCTTGGTGCCAGTAACAGTTCGACGCCTGTTGAGTCTGCCGACCACTCTTGGCGCCGCATGCTTGGTGAGTACCAGCCGCTTGAACCGAACACCCAGAGTTGAGGCTGAACTTTTCTATTTACTTAGAACACGATGAACACCTAACACCCGAAGAGCGTGCCCAATTACGAGACACCAGAGACCCCACCACCGCTAAGGAGATTCAAAAGGCGGTTTCTCAGAGGAAAGCTGCCGCTGCTCAAGCCTGAATACGGCTGAATGGCTATTGACTTATAGGAGGGAGAACGGGAGCGGGCGCGTGTTTCATGTCTTCATACTGTAATATATGTGCGTGCAACTTAATCCATCATCGGGCATTATCAATCATGCATCTTCATGGCATTATACTCTTTGGATAGCGCCCGAAAGCATCTAATGTCTGTACAAAGGACGTAAGAGGCTTCTCCCTGCCTGTCACGGTGGGCACACTGCTTTGGTCAGGGAAGGTAAGTAGCGCCCCCCAAAGCTCGGTCTCTCGCCACCTATTTTCCTGAATTTGCCCCGATGAATACCCTATAAACGGATCATCTCTGTCGAACTTTCTTCCGTATCCCTTAGTTTGCTTTTCGCTGATATGACTGTTTTTGGGTCTTGCCTCAGCGTGATACCATATTTCGCACCTTGGCATCAGCTCCACATGCGTCTCAAGCGATATGGATCCCGACTGAATCTCTATCTGCCCCTTCCCCCCTGTCGGTCTAAAAGACCTTGACTCTTACATCGCCTTCGCCCAGTCATCAAATatccttctcatccacaTTATCCTCTCTTGTTCAACTTCCGAAAATATCAAACGGCTCGCTAATCCAGCAAGAGAAGCAAAGTCAAAGTTGACTGATGAAGGGACTCTAATGGcgttgaggatggaagaagaagttgggaCATTTTATGGTTGCGTGGC
This genomic interval carries:
- a CDS encoding mitochondrion protein, putative; its protein translation is MKIVSQDDVRGYNDATIVGGIKGAFLAAAICIPGHMFLMKRSPYIRALPLPLKALGHVTITVPCISIAAEKGGEAYNRAQYSGVGQREIDWELQIRNEKWEKMSKLEKAGDWAARHKYGIIGGGWAASMALAFGIVARNPYQSTSQKVVQARMWAQGLTVALLVGSAMATGLGASNSSTPVESADHSWRRMLEHDEHLTPEERAQLRDTRDPTTAKEIQKAVSQRKAAAAQA